In the genome of Christensenella timonensis, one region contains:
- the purH gene encoding bifunctional phosphoribosylaminoimidazolecarboxamide formyltransferase/IMP cyclohydrolase: protein MAKRAFLSVFDKTGVVDFAKGLIGLGFEILSTGGTQRELENAGLAVTNVSEITGFPECLDGRVKTLHPKIHAGILAMRGNEEHMKQLKELGVETIDVVAVNLYPFKQTISQADVTLEDAIENIDIGGPTMLRAAAKNWQDVAVVVDASDYQKVLDELKADGSVSRDTKFYLSAKVFENTAAYDALIAQYLRKQMDVETLPEKLTLTYEKQQEMRYGENPHQKAAFYKEPLHVAGSLANAEQLNGKELSFNNISDAAGALDCLREFTEPTVVGVKHANPCGVGSAETLYDAYMKAYECDPVSIFGGIVACNREIDEKTASQMSKIFLEIVIAPSYTKEALDILCQKKNLRVLRLPEISAPLPKDGLDTKKVLGGLLVQGLNDKMFDGDFKVVTKRQPTDEELENLEFAFKVVKYVKSNGIAVAKGMGTLGIGPGQTNRIWAAEMAIERSGEDVRGAVLASDAFFPFDDCVEVAAQAGITAIIQPGGSIRDEDSIKKCDENGIAMVFTGIRHFRH from the coding sequence ATGGCGAAAAGAGCATTTTTGAGCGTATTTGACAAAACCGGTGTCGTTGATTTTGCAAAAGGCTTGATTGGCCTGGGCTTTGAAATCCTTTCGACGGGCGGTACACAAAGGGAACTGGAAAACGCAGGCCTTGCGGTGACCAATGTTTCGGAGATCACGGGCTTTCCTGAGTGCCTGGACGGCAGGGTAAAGACGCTGCACCCGAAGATCCACGCAGGGATATTGGCGATGCGTGGAAACGAAGAGCATATGAAGCAGCTAAAAGAGTTGGGCGTGGAAACGATTGATGTGGTCGCGGTGAACCTCTATCCTTTCAAGCAGACGATTTCCCAAGCGGATGTGACGCTGGAAGATGCGATCGAGAATATCGATATCGGCGGGCCGACGATGCTGCGCGCCGCTGCAAAAAACTGGCAGGATGTTGCGGTCGTCGTGGACGCTTCCGATTACCAGAAAGTATTGGATGAACTGAAAGCGGACGGCAGCGTATCGCGGGACACTAAATTTTATTTAAGTGCAAAAGTGTTTGAGAACACCGCGGCGTACGATGCGCTGATCGCACAGTATTTGAGGAAACAGATGGATGTGGAAACGCTGCCTGAAAAGCTTACGCTTACCTATGAAAAACAGCAGGAGATGCGCTATGGCGAAAATCCGCACCAGAAGGCCGCGTTTTACAAGGAGCCGCTGCATGTGGCAGGAAGCCTGGCCAATGCAGAGCAATTGAACGGCAAAGAATTATCCTTCAATAATATCAGCGATGCGGCGGGCGCCCTCGACTGCCTGCGTGAGTTTACAGAGCCGACCGTAGTGGGGGTAAAGCACGCGAACCCATGCGGCGTCGGGAGCGCGGAAACGCTTTATGACGCTTATATGAAGGCATATGAATGTGACCCTGTTTCTATTTTTGGCGGGATCGTGGCCTGCAACCGCGAGATCGACGAAAAAACGGCGAGCCAGATGAGCAAGATATTCTTGGAGATCGTCATTGCGCCATCCTATACGAAGGAGGCGCTGGATATCCTTTGCCAGAAAAAGAACCTGCGCGTTCTGCGCCTGCCGGAGATATCCGCGCCGCTGCCCAAAGATGGGCTGGACACCAAAAAGGTGCTCGGAGGACTTCTGGTACAAGGACTCAACGACAAGATGTTCGACGGGGATTTCAAAGTCGTTACGAAGCGCCAGCCCACGGACGAGGAGCTGGAAAACCTGGAATTCGCATTCAAGGTCGTTAAATATGTGAAGTCCAACGGTATCGCGGTCGCAAAAGGTATGGGAACGCTGGGGATAGGCCCGGGACAGACTAACCGCATATGGGCGGCGGAGATGGCGATCGAAAGAAGCGGCGAGGACGTCAGGGGTGCGGTTTTGGCATCCGACGCTTTCTTCCCCTTTGACGACTGCGTGGAAGTGGCGGCGCAGGCTGGCATTACGGCGATCATCCAGCCGGGCGGTTCGATCCGCGATGAGGATTCCATCAAAAAATGCGACGAGAACGGAATCGCGATGGTATTTACGGGCATTCGCCATTTCAGACACTAG
- the purN gene encoding phosphoribosylglycinamide formyltransferase — translation MLKFAVMASGGGTDFQSLIDAVEAGQISAEICCLIAGKPGIYAITRAQDAGIPVAVVQKKSFDSMERFDEAILKTLQEFGADFVVLAGYLSIIGEKTLAAYPNKIINVHPSLIPSFCGMGMYGSKVHEAAIAYGVKFSGATVHFIDGQADTGPIIMQAVVPVSEGDTPQDLAARVLETEHKILPQAVALMAEGKLETEGRIVKILK, via the coding sequence ATGTTAAAGTTCGCTGTCATGGCGTCGGGCGGCGGTACGGATTTCCAGTCGTTGATCGACGCGGTAGAAGCCGGGCAGATATCCGCGGAGATATGCTGCCTGATCGCGGGGAAGCCGGGTATCTACGCGATCACGCGTGCGCAGGACGCAGGGATACCGGTAGCGGTCGTACAAAAAAAGTCTTTTGACAGCATGGAGCGGTTTGACGAAGCAATTTTAAAGACCTTACAGGAATTTGGAGCGGACTTCGTTGTGCTGGCGGGGTATTTGAGCATCATAGGAGAAAAGACGCTGGCCGCTTATCCCAATAAGATCATCAATGTCCATCCCTCGCTCATTCCAAGCTTTTGCGGGATGGGGATGTATGGGAGCAAGGTACACGAAGCGGCGATCGCATATGGCGTAAAGTTTTCCGGCGCTACGGTACACTTTATCGACGGACAGGCCGACACCGGCCCGATCATCATGCAGGCCGTCGTCCCGGTAAGCGAAGGGGATACGCCGCAGGACCTGGCTGCGCGCGTACTTGAGACCGAGCATAAGATCCTTCCGCAGGCAGTCGCTTTGATGGCGGAGGGGAAGCTGGAAACAGAAGGCAGGATCGTTAAAATTTTAAAATAG
- the purM gene encoding phosphoribosylformylglycinamidine cyclo-ligase, translating to MAVTYKDAGVDVERGYEAVRLMKEHVKKTFDENVITDLGTFGGMYDLNNGQVLVSGTDGVGTKLMAAFATGKNDTVGIDCVAMCANDVVCHGARPLFFLDYIATGALVPGVAADIVKGIADGCMQSGCALIGGETAEMPGFYPEGEYDLAGFCVGIVNKDAIINGSGITPGDKVIGLGSTGIHSNGFSLVRKLYAMDPTLNQIHIEETGTSLGEMLLTPTRIYVKSILDLIGQVDVKGIAHITGGGFYENIPRILPKNVDAKITLGSWDMPYVFEKLIQDAQLSQKDAYNTFNMGVGMVVVVSADQAEKTMEALKASGERAYLIGEITEGSGGVELC from the coding sequence ATGGCTGTAACATATAAAGACGCCGGCGTTGACGTTGAGCGTGGATATGAAGCTGTAAGGCTGATGAAAGAGCATGTCAAAAAGACGTTTGACGAAAATGTGATCACCGATTTGGGTACGTTTGGAGGCATGTATGATTTAAATAACGGTCAAGTGCTCGTATCCGGAACGGACGGCGTAGGCACGAAGCTGATGGCGGCTTTTGCTACGGGGAAGAACGACACGGTAGGGATCGACTGTGTAGCGATGTGTGCAAACGACGTCGTTTGCCATGGCGCACGTCCTTTGTTCTTCCTGGATTATATTGCTACAGGGGCGCTGGTGCCTGGCGTAGCTGCTGATATCGTGAAAGGGATCGCGGACGGCTGTATGCAATCCGGCTGCGCACTGATCGGTGGTGAAACGGCGGAAATGCCCGGGTTCTATCCGGAAGGGGAATATGACCTGGCAGGTTTTTGCGTTGGTATCGTCAACAAGGATGCTATCATCAACGGTTCTGGCATTACGCCGGGCGACAAGGTGATCGGCCTTGGTTCCACGGGTATCCATTCAAATGGATTTTCCCTTGTCCGTAAGCTTTACGCAATGGATCCTACCTTAAACCAAATACATATCGAAGAAACGGGGACGTCGCTTGGGGAAATGCTGCTGACCCCAACGAGAATATATGTAAAGTCCATCCTTGACCTGATTGGGCAAGTGGATGTAAAAGGGATCGCCCACATCACAGGCGGCGGTTTTTATGAAAACATCCCGCGCATCCTGCCGAAAAATGTGGATGCGAAAATCACGCTGGGCTCGTGGGACATGCCGTATGTGTTTGAAAAACTGATACAGGATGCACAGCTTTCACAAAAGGACGCATACAATACGTTCAATATGGGTGTCGGCATGGTCGTAGTGGTAAGCGCCGACCAGGCTGAAAAGACGATGGAAGCGTTAAAGGCATCCGGCGAAAGGGCCTACCTGATCGGCGAGATCACCGAGGGCAGCGGAGGCGTCGAGCTATGTTAA
- the purF gene encoding amidophosphoribosyltransferase, whose amino-acid sequence MLLAPNAQYERWKPADDIMPEECGVFGIFMNDRHYDPAEAAYLGLYALQHRGQESAGIAVTDGKCVKQHKGMGLCSEVFKDNLDKLLGGHIAIGHVRYSTTGESKGENAQPLVISYRGGKLSLAHNGNLINSTTLREKMEEEGTVFQTSLDTEVMANLIAKYSKRGLLNAISAMMKVVKGSYALMIMTQDELVAVRDPLGIRPLALGKLDDNYIVASESCAFDAIDAEFVRDVRPGEIIVVNKDGLKSYQAQSSMETALCVFEYVYFARPDSDIDGISVYRSRENMGTRLAQAFPIDADLVSDVPDSATPAASGYAAESGIPYAKALSKNRYVGRTFIQPSQALRERGVKLKLNAMKRNVHGKRLILIDDSIVRGTTSRKIVEMLRLAGAREVHMLISSPPVICPCFFGIDTPSHDQLIGSKNSVEEIRRIIGADTLHYLSIGDLLKTVEGAGCNFCTGCFDGHYPIDMKRALEETEAVELSGIE is encoded by the coding sequence ATGCTTCTTGCACCAAACGCGCAATATGAACGTTGGAAGCCTGCGGACGACATTATGCCGGAGGAATGTGGTGTGTTCGGTATCTTTATGAACGATCGCCATTACGATCCGGCGGAAGCGGCCTATCTGGGGCTTTATGCCCTGCAGCACAGGGGGCAGGAGAGCGCCGGTATTGCGGTAACGGATGGAAAGTGCGTGAAGCAGCATAAAGGTATGGGCCTTTGCTCAGAAGTTTTTAAGGACAATCTGGACAAGCTGCTGGGCGGCCATATCGCCATTGGGCACGTTCGTTATTCTACGACGGGCGAAAGCAAAGGCGAGAACGCACAACCGCTGGTGATATCCTACCGCGGCGGCAAGCTTTCCCTGGCGCATAACGGGAACCTGATCAACAGTACCACGCTGCGGGAAAAGATGGAGGAGGAGGGGACGGTTTTCCAAACATCTCTGGATACGGAGGTGATGGCCAACCTGATCGCCAAATACTCAAAACGCGGCCTGTTGAATGCGATATCTGCTATGATGAAGGTCGTGAAGGGATCCTACGCGTTGATGATCATGACGCAGGATGAGCTTGTCGCTGTGCGTGATCCGCTTGGGATTCGTCCGTTGGCACTTGGAAAGCTGGACGACAATTACATCGTGGCATCGGAGTCGTGCGCTTTTGACGCTATAGATGCCGAGTTTGTGCGGGATGTCCGCCCGGGAGAGATCATCGTGGTCAACAAGGACGGCCTGAAATCCTATCAGGCGCAGTCATCGATGGAAACGGCCCTTTGCGTTTTTGAATACGTATATTTTGCCCGCCCTGATTCGGACATCGACGGTATCAGCGTATACCGTTCGCGTGAAAATATGGGAACGCGGCTGGCGCAGGCTTTTCCGATCGATGCGGATCTTGTCAGCGATGTGCCGGATTCGGCAACTCCGGCGGCGTCCGGCTATGCGGCGGAATCAGGCATTCCCTATGCGAAGGCTTTATCAAAGAATCGATACGTAGGCAGGACGTTTATCCAGCCGTCGCAGGCGCTTAGGGAACGCGGCGTCAAGCTGAAACTGAACGCTATGAAACGGAATGTTCATGGGAAGCGCCTGATCCTGATCGACGATTCTATCGTGCGCGGAACGACGAGCCGGAAGATCGTGGAGATGCTGAGGCTGGCAGGCGCGCGGGAAGTGCATATGCTTATCAGTTCACCGCCCGTTATTTGCCCGTGCTTCTTCGGTATCGATACGCCGTCGCACGATCAATTGATCGGGTCAAAGAACTCAGTGGAAGAAATACGCCGGATCATCGGCGCGGATACGCTTCATTATTTGTCGATCGGCGATTTGCTGAAAACAGTGGAAGGAGCCGGATGCAACTTTTGTACCGGATGCTTTGACGGGCATTATCCCATTGATATGAAAAGAGCATTGGAAGAAACGGAAGCGGTTGAACTGTCCGGTATAGAATAG
- the purC gene encoding phosphoribosylaminoimidazolesuccinocarboxamide synthase, with protein MKKTEQLYEGKAKKVFKTDDPDYVIVDYKDDATAFNGLKKGTIVGKGVVNNKVSNHMFKMLEKQGIPTHFVEELSDRETVVKSVSIVPVEVIVRNIAAGSISKRLGIPEGTKLKSTVLEYSYKDDDLGDPMINDYHIYAMDLATPEEMAKIAEYSFKVNDIMTEYLKQFGIELIDFKLEYGRFKGDIILADEISPDTCRFWDSKTGEKLDKDRFRQDLGNVEDAYQEILHRLMGE; from the coding sequence ATGAAAAAAACAGAACAGTTATACGAAGGAAAGGCAAAAAAGGTTTTCAAGACAGACGATCCGGATTATGTGATCGTTGATTATAAAGACGATGCTACGGCCTTTAACGGATTGAAAAAGGGTACGATCGTAGGAAAAGGCGTTGTGAACAACAAAGTCTCGAACCATATGTTCAAGATGCTTGAAAAACAGGGGATCCCGACACATTTTGTAGAGGAGCTTTCCGACCGTGAAACGGTTGTAAAAAGCGTTTCTATCGTCCCGGTCGAAGTCATTGTCAGGAACATCGCCGCCGGCAGCATTTCCAAAAGGTTAGGCATCCCGGAAGGGACAAAGCTGAAATCCACGGTACTGGAATACAGCTATAAGGACGACGACCTCGGCGACCCGATGATCAACGATTACCACATCTACGCGATGGACTTGGCGACGCCGGAGGAAATGGCAAAGATAGCGGAATATTCCTTCAAAGTCAATGATATCATGACGGAATACTTAAAACAGTTCGGAATCGAGCTCATCGACTTCAAACTGGAATATGGCCGTTTCAAAGGCGACATTATCCTGGCAGATGAAATCTCACCGGATACCTGCCGCTTTTGGGATTCCAAAACAGGCGAAAAGCTGGATAAAGACCGTTTCCGCCAGGATCTTGGGAACGTCGAGGATGCGTACCAGGAGATACTGCATCGCCTGATGGGAGAATAA
- the purE gene encoding 5-(carboxyamino)imidazole ribonucleotide mutase — MKVAVIMGSKSDLPVLKPTIDTLKDFGIEVEAHVMSAHRTPELAADFAKNAKDNSVEVIIAAAGKAAHLAGVIAGHSILPVIGLPIKSSTMDGLDSLLSTVQMPEGIPVATVAINGGKNAALLAVQILALKYDTLSDLLYKFKEDMQLKVVAADAELKEEL, encoded by the coding sequence ATGAAAGTTGCAGTGATTATGGGTTCCAAAAGCGACCTGCCGGTATTGAAGCCGACGATCGATACGTTGAAGGATTTCGGTATTGAGGTGGAAGCGCATGTGATGTCTGCGCACCGTACGCCCGAACTGGCGGCGGATTTTGCGAAAAATGCAAAGGACAATAGTGTTGAAGTAATCATTGCCGCAGCCGGAAAGGCTGCCCATCTGGCCGGTGTTATCGCCGGACACAGTATTCTCCCCGTGATTGGATTGCCGATCAAGTCCTCTACGATGGACGGGCTGGATTCCCTGCTTTCTACCGTGCAGATGCCCGAGGGGATCCCGGTGGCTACCGTAGCCATCAATGGCGGTAAAAACGCCGCTTTACTGGCAGTGCAGATTCTCGCATTGAAATATGATACTTTAAGCGATTTATTATATAAATTTAAAGAAGACATGCAGCTCAAGGTTGTGGCTGCGGACGCTGAACTCAAGGAGGAGCTATAA
- a CDS encoding NCS2 family permease encodes MEKFFKLKENGTKASTEVIAGFTTFFAMSYIIFVNPSILSATGMPSQAVFLATIIAAAIGTLVMGLFANVPYAQAPGMGLNAFFTYTVCFALGFTWQQALAMVFICGIVNIVITVTKLRKAIIKSIPESLQNAIGGGIGIFVAYIGIKNAGIIQFTSDPGTIMSINGAPFAADAAYSGITSVVSSGGAVPALVTFNSPAVILAIIGIVLTIILLVAKVKGAILIGIIATTVIGIPMGVVDLSTVNFAADSLSASFQDLGTTFGAAFGPEGMQTLFADPDKILMVIMTIFAFSISDTFDTIGTFIGTGRRSGIFSADDMKMMETSKGFKSKMDKALFADAIATSVGAVFGTSNTTTYVESAAGIGAGGRTGLTSVVTALIFLACMFLAPVMGIVPSQATAPALIAVGIMMMAAFKDIKWGDFEEAVPAFFAGVFMALCYSISYGIAAGFLFYCIVKIIRGKAKELHPILIVATILFVLNFIVLALI; translated from the coding sequence ATGGAAAAGTTTTTTAAACTCAAAGAGAATGGCACAAAAGCTTCAACCGAAGTCATTGCCGGTTTTACAACGTTCTTTGCGATGTCTTACATCATCTTTGTAAACCCGAGCATCCTTTCGGCGACAGGCATGCCTTCTCAGGCGGTATTCTTGGCAACGATCATTGCAGCGGCGATCGGCACGCTCGTAATGGGACTGTTTGCAAATGTACCGTACGCACAGGCTCCCGGTATGGGTCTCAATGCGTTCTTTACCTACACGGTATGCTTCGCACTTGGCTTTACCTGGCAGCAGGCGCTTGCTATGGTATTCATCTGTGGTATCGTAAACATTGTGATTACGGTGACCAAACTTAGAAAAGCAATCATCAAATCTATTCCGGAATCCTTGCAAAACGCGATTGGCGGCGGTATTGGTATCTTTGTAGCCTATATCGGTATCAAGAATGCTGGCATCATCCAATTCACATCCGATCCGGGTACGATCATGTCCATCAATGGCGCGCCGTTTGCGGCGGATGCGGCCTACTCGGGAATCACGAGCGTGGTTTCTTCGGGCGGTGCGGTTCCGGCATTGGTCACCTTCAATTCACCGGCAGTTATTCTCGCTATTATTGGTATCGTTCTGACGATCATCCTGTTGGTTGCAAAGGTGAAAGGCGCGATCCTCATCGGCATCATCGCGACAACAGTGATCGGTATCCCGATGGGCGTAGTTGACCTTTCTACAGTAAATTTCGCTGCGGACAGCTTAAGCGCTTCTTTCCAGGATCTCGGCACGACCTTTGGTGCCGCCTTCGGGCCGGAGGGGATGCAAACGCTGTTTGCAGATCCGGATAAGATACTCATGGTCATTATGACGATCTTTGCCTTCAGTATATCGGATACCTTCGATACGATCGGCACGTTCATCGGAACGGGCCGCAGGAGCGGCATCTTCAGTGCGGATGACATGAAGATGATGGAAACGAGCAAGGGATTCAAATCCAAAATGGATAAAGCCCTTTTCGCAGATGCGATCGCTACATCCGTAGGCGCTGTATTCGGGACATCCAATACGACAACTTACGTGGAGAGCGCGGCGGGTATCGGCGCAGGCGGGCGTACAGGACTAACCAGTGTAGTTACGGCGCTCATCTTCCTGGCGTGTATGTTCCTGGCGCCGGTCATGGGCATCGTGCCTTCCCAGGCAACCGCCCCGGCGCTTATTGCGGTCGGTATCATGATGATGGCAGCCTTCAAGGACATCAAGTGGGGGGACTTCGAAGAAGCGGTTCCTGCCTTCTTCGCGGGCGTGTTCATGGCGCTTTGCTACAGCATCTCTTACGGTATCGCAGCAGGCTTCCTGTTCTACTGCATCGTTAAGATCATTCGCGGTAAGGCAAAAGAGCTGCACCCGATCCTGATCGTGGCTACCATCCTGTTCGTCCTGAACTTCATTGTACTGGCCCTGATCTAA
- a CDS encoding DUF3795 domain-containing protein: protein MKMPETIDPNMLAPCGMNCMVCYKHCDSPKPCVGCFSVKEYKPPHCRKCKIKDCIREKGISYCFMCEEHPCAVIKRLEKGYRTKYQTSLIENSKVAKKSGVENFMRQQQAKYTCSVCGGIISLHDAMCSECHAKKLDK, encoded by the coding sequence ATGAAAATGCCGGAAACAATCGATCCCAATATGCTTGCACCCTGCGGAATGAACTGTATGGTCTGTTATAAGCATTGTGATTCCCCAAAACCATGTGTGGGTTGTTTCTCAGTGAAGGAATACAAGCCGCCGCATTGCCGAAAATGCAAAATCAAGGACTGTATCAGGGAAAAAGGTATTTCGTATTGCTTTATGTGCGAAGAACATCCCTGTGCCGTAATCAAAAGGTTGGAAAAGGGCTATCGGACGAAATACCAAACGAGCCTGATCGAAAATAGTAAAGTGGCAAAGAAGAGTGGAGTGGAGAACTTTATGCGACAGCAGCAAGCTAAATATACCTGCAGCGTGTGCGGTGGTATTATTTCACTGCATGATGCAATGTGCAGCGAATGTCACGCAAAAAAACTGGATAAATAA
- the guaA gene encoding glutamine-hydrolyzing GMP synthase produces MRETIIVLDFGGQYNQLIARRVREAHVYAELLPYQTSAETIKDKKPIGIIFTGGPKSVYEEGAPVCDTEIFNLGIPILGICYGSQLLSMKLGGHVASAPAGEYGQTNITYSAENVLLQDMEKESVCWMSHMDYIDRAPEGFAILARTASCPVAAFGNDEKKIYGVQFHPEVQHTVNGQSILEHFLFDICGAKGDWDMNDYAKQSIEAIREKVGDKKVLLALSGGVDSSVCAVLLHKAIGKNLTCVFVDTGLMRKYEPEEVENVFKKQFDMNLVHVKAEQRFLEKLAGVTEPEKKRKIIGEEFIRVFEEEAKKIGKVHFLAQGTIYPDVVESGVGDAALIKSHHNVGGLPDHVDFEEIIEPLRELFKDEVRELGEELGLPRHMVWRQPFPGPGLAIRVIGEITKEKLDLLRDVDFIFRDEIAKAELDEKIWQYFAVLTDMRSVGVMGDERTYDYTVALRGVTSVDAMTADWARIPYDVLGVISNRIINEVPHINRIVYDITSKPPATIEWE; encoded by the coding sequence ATGAGGGAAACAATCATTGTGCTGGATTTTGGCGGGCAGTATAACCAGCTGATCGCACGCAGGGTGCGCGAAGCGCATGTTTATGCTGAATTGCTGCCATACCAGACAAGCGCGGAGACAATCAAAGACAAGAAGCCAATTGGAATTATTTTTACAGGCGGCCCCAAAAGTGTATATGAGGAAGGCGCGCCGGTTTGTGATACGGAAATATTCAATCTTGGCATCCCGATCCTGGGCATATGTTATGGAAGCCAGCTGCTTTCCATGAAGCTGGGCGGGCATGTCGCTTCGGCACCGGCGGGGGAATACGGACAAACGAACATCACGTATAGTGCGGAAAATGTGCTGTTGCAGGATATGGAAAAAGAATCCGTATGCTGGATGAGTCATATGGATTACATCGACAGGGCGCCGGAAGGATTTGCTATATTGGCAAGAACGGCCTCCTGCCCGGTGGCAGCCTTTGGAAACGACGAAAAGAAAATATACGGCGTGCAGTTTCATCCGGAGGTGCAGCACACGGTAAACGGACAAAGTATATTGGAGCATTTTTTATTTGATATATGCGGTGCAAAAGGAGATTGGGATATGAATGATTATGCAAAACAGTCGATCGAAGCGATTCGTGAGAAGGTAGGGGACAAGAAGGTATTGCTGGCCCTGTCGGGCGGTGTGGACAGTTCCGTATGCGCGGTGCTGCTCCATAAGGCGATCGGCAAAAACCTGACATGCGTCTTTGTGGACACCGGCCTCATGCGCAAGTATGAGCCCGAAGAAGTAGAGAACGTATTCAAAAAGCAGTTCGATATGAATCTTGTGCACGTCAAGGCGGAGCAGCGCTTTTTGGAGAAACTCGCAGGCGTTACGGAGCCGGAAAAGAAGCGTAAGATCATTGGCGAAGAGTTTATCCGTGTGTTCGAGGAAGAAGCGAAAAAGATCGGCAAGGTGCATTTCCTGGCACAAGGAACGATTTATCCCGATGTTGTGGAAAGCGGCGTGGGCGATGCAGCGCTTATCAAGAGCCACCACAATGTTGGCGGACTGCCGGATCATGTTGATTTTGAAGAAATCATTGAACCGCTGCGCGAGCTCTTTAAAGATGAAGTGCGCGAGCTGGGCGAAGAATTGGGATTGCCGCGCCACATGGTGTGGCGCCAGCCGTTCCCGGGCCCGGGACTTGCGATCCGCGTGATTGGCGAAATCACAAAAGAAAAGCTTGATCTCTTGCGCGACGTAGACTTTATCTTCCGCGACGAAATCGCAAAAGCGGAACTGGATGAAAAAATCTGGCAGTACTTTGCTGTGCTGACCGATATGCGCTCTGTGGGCGTAATGGGTGACGAGAGAACCTACGATTACACAGTTGCCCTGCGCGGCGTAACGAGCGTGGATGCGATGACGGCGGACTGGGCGCGCATACCGTACGACGTACTGGGTGTGATTTCCAACCGCATTATCAACGAGGTACCGCACATCAACCGTATTGTGTATGACATTACGAGCAAGCCGCCGGCAACGATTGAGTGGGAGTAA
- a CDS encoding adenine nucleotide alpha-hydrolase family protein, which translates to MNGPQQDFSRLVAYMEEYPYAALAFSGGTASALLVCALYESHGKGAPLLTANTPFFTQEEIYRVHEVLDDFPKMRSERVAMPELLAVREIIGASAKKRCEVCACEISKRLFYAAQGVGAQVLFDGKAAGAHSCTILAGSVREVQAISPLLELGYTRQDVEAMLRAIGRTYYIRPANGCLACRFAPGVDIDAQKLDFIEEAEKYIRRYTRSRMQVHMEKNCVQVMAEELLQDSQKQDVADRLLLQGKELGISHIIIDDGLKSFWRDADR; encoded by the coding sequence ATGAACGGGCCACAGCAGGATTTCAGCAGACTAGTCGCATATATGGAAGAATATCCGTACGCGGCCCTTGCGTTTTCCGGTGGAACCGCATCCGCATTGCTGGTGTGCGCCCTTTATGAGTCGCATGGAAAAGGTGCGCCGCTGCTGACGGCTAATACACCGTTTTTTACGCAGGAAGAAATTTACCGTGTGCACGAAGTACTGGATGATTTTCCCAAAATGCGCAGTGAGCGCGTGGCGATGCCGGAGCTGCTTGCTGTGCGGGAAATCATCGGGGCATCGGCAAAAAAACGCTGTGAAGTGTGTGCATGCGAAATCTCAAAAAGATTGTTTTACGCGGCGCAGGGGGTTGGCGCGCAGGTTTTGTTCGACGGAAAGGCGGCAGGAGCCCACAGCTGCACGATCTTAGCTGGAAGCGTCCGTGAGGTGCAAGCGATCAGTCCGCTGTTGGAGCTCGGATATACACGGCAGGATGTAGAGGCCATGTTGCGCGCGATCGGAAGGACATATTACATTCGGCCGGCAAATGGCTGCCTGGCGTGCCGCTTTGCACCAGGCGTAGACATCGACGCGCAAAAGCTGGATTTCATTGAAGAAGCGGAAAAGTATATCAGGCGGTATACGCGCAGCAGGATGCAAGTGCACATGGAAAAAAATTGCGTTCAGGTGATGGCGGAGGAACTGTTACAGGACAGTCAAAAACAAGATGTCGCGGATCGCCTTCTCCTGCAAGGGAAGGAACTGGGCATCTCGCATATTATTATCGACGACGGACTGAAATCATTTTGGAGGGATGCAGATAGATGA